Genomic window (Flavobacteriales bacterium):
GGGCGGCGCTGCCCGCACGCGGGCGGTATCCCTCCGCGCAATTGCTCAACGTGCGTGAACGGCTGTTCCTGATCGACTGCGGCGAGGGAACACAAGAGCGCCTGCGCATGGCCCAAGTGAACATGGGCCGTATCGCCCGGATCTTTATCAGCCACATGCATGGCGACCATTACCTAGGCCTGATGGGCCTCATCAGCAGCATGCACCTGCTGGGCCGCACCATGGCCTTGAACATACACGGGCCTCTGGAACTGCGGGAAGTGATCGAACTCCAATTACGGATCTCCAAGACCTACCTGCGCTTCCCCTTGCGTTTCCATGCGGTGGCCCATCGCAGCGGGCAGCCCGTGTACAGCGACGAGCGCGTGGAGGTGACCGAACTGGCGCTGCTGCACCGGATAGAATGCACGGGCTACTTGTTCCGTGAAACACTGCGCATGCGCCACCTGAGGAAGGAGACCGTGGAGCTGATCCCGCACTATGCACGGAAAGCGGTGAAGATGGGCGAGGACCTGCGGCTCCCCGACGGCCGCGTGATCCCCAACGCCGAACTGACGGAGCCGCCCTCGCCGCCGCGCAGCTACGCCTATTGCTCGGACACAGCCTATGCGCCTGAGCTGGTCCCAGAACTGGAAGGCGTGGACCTGCTGTACCACGAGGCCACCTTCACCGAGGACATGGCCGCACGGGCCAAGGAGACCATGCACAGCACCGCCCGCCAAGCCGCCACCATGGCCCGCGACGCCCATGTGGGGCAGTTGCTGCTGGGGCATTTCAGCTCGCGGTACAAGGACACGGGCCGGTTGCTTACCGAAGCCGTGGAGATCTTTCCGAATACGCTCCCGGCTCAGGAAGGACGCACCTATGAGGTAGGCCTTCCCGGTGTGCAAGGCTGATCGCAGGCGAGCGGGCGAACCTCCGGCAGAAGCGGGGCGTGAACAATACGGCGGCCTTGGTCCTTTATGCAGTGAAGAACGGGCTGTTCAGCCCGAACAAGTTTTTTCAACTCCTAAGAACTGGCGCGGTAAGTTGGCTGCCATAAAGCGGTGAAATGATCCTCTTGATCGGCGATATCGGTGGTACAAGTTCGCGTTGGGCGCTGCTTTCCAGCCCCGATGACGAAACCCGTACGATCGATCTTCCAGGGTTCAACCCGGTGACCGGTGACCCGGTCGCCATGCAAGCGGCATTGCGCCAATCGGGCATTGGAGGTGAAGCGGAGAACGGCCCGTTGAAGGTCATCGCCTATGGTGCCGGTTGCGGTGCGAAAGCGCGGGCGGACCTCTTGCGGACGGCCTTGGCGGAGGTGTGGCCGCATGCGCACATCCAAGTGGAAACCGATCTGCTGGGCGCGGCCCGCGGGCTGTACGGAAGCGATGCGGGTCTGGTCCTCATTCTGGGCACGGGCATGAACGTCGGTTACTACGACGGCAGTGCACTGCACATGCCCATGCCGTCGCTGGGTTACATCTTGGGCGATGAAGGAAGCGGGGCGGACATCGGCAAGCACCTGCTCCGCGACGCGCTCTACGGCGTGCTCCCGGAGCCGCTGAAGGACCGCTTGTTCCCGGACGGACTTGATCTGGCCTCGGTACTGGGGTCGACGTACCGTTCTTCAGGGCCTCAGGCTTACTTGGCCTCCTTCACGGCTTTGCTGGCGGACCACCTCGAGGAGACCTACGTCCATGACCTGGTCGCGTCCCGCTTCTTTGCGCTCACACGCTTATTGGCGCGCTGCTTTTCCGCACAGGAACTTCAACAGGTGCGGGCCAGTGGCTCCGTCGCCTTGGGCTTTCGGCAAGTGCTGACCGAGGCCTTGGGCCAACGGCGGATGCACCTTACTGCCGTGGAGCGCGACCCGCTGCCGGGCTTGGCGGCCTACCACGCGCAGGCCATTCCGTGATCTCCGGGCCACCGAGGATCAGTTTGCGCAGTTCATTGAACGCTTGGTGGTTCCCGGGTGCGTCGATCGTCGATAGCACCTGCTTCTTCTCCACGGCAGTGAGATGCCAGCTCAGGCTGATCTCATCCTCGTCCGCATGGCGCAGTTGGAGGTCCACCACGTGCAGGGGCACCGGCATCCACGCGTCGGCGGTCTTCAGGGCAAGGTCATAGTCCTGGTCCTGTCCCTTCACGAAGTTGCCGTAGATGCTGCCCACCGGGTCTATCAGGCGGCCGATGAGCGATCCACCGATCGGCTTCACGTCCAGTTCCCGTTGCTTGTCGCGCATCTGCAGGATCACGACCCCGCTCACGTTCTCCTTCAGCCATTCACGGTAGGTCCGGAGGAAGGCCATGGTGGTGCGGTAGCCATAGTTGTCCCGCACGCCGGCGTCCATCACCCGCATCCGGGGTTCGCTCGGCAGCGTGACCACCGGCGTGATATAGGGGAAGGTGGCGTTCATCCGCAAGGCGCTGGACAGATTCAGGTTCAACGGGTCCTGGCCCTTGAAAAGGCGGAGGAATTCGATGCTCTCCGGTTCGGTCGCTGCATGGACCGGGGACTTCGGCTTGATGTCGGTGAGATAGGCTGAAGGCAGCGCACTGATCACCAATCGCCGGCCATCATTGATCGACGTTGGGCTGATCACGAGCATGGGCGTCTCGGCACTTTGCTCCGCCAGTACCATGTCCTTCAGCCGGATGTTCAGCGTGCCGCCAGAGAGCGAGTCCAAACGCTGCTCGAAGGCATAGCCCCGGTCCAGTGTATACGTGCGGCTGCCGTCCTGCACTTTCCGGTAGCGGATGAACATGTCGTTGGTGACGAAGCTGAAGGTCACCGGGTTCAGGATGTCCGATGCCATCTGGTCCAGGTGCCGGGGATCGCCGGGGCGGGCCTCGCCGCCATTTTTCGCCGCGAGCACGAGCTGCCGATAGTAGGTGGCCCCGATCAATCCACCGCTGCTGCCGGTCATCAGTGTGGAACGCTTCATCAGTTGCCCGTTGAGCAGGCTGTCCGCCACCTGCAGGCAGCGGAATGTCCACAGCATGGCGCGCGATCCCCCGCCACTGGTGTTGATGATGATCAACGGGGGCTTCACGCCGGCGTGGGGCAGCCCCTGATTGTGCTTCAGCCACAGATCCAACGTGGCGCGGTAGGCATCGGCGTCCGCCCGTGCCGTAGCCGTGTCCGTGGCCAGGGCGTGGATGGCATCCCTGTCGTACCGTGCCGGGGGGGCATCATAATCAAGTCCATAGGCCTGCGTGTCATAGAAGAAGTCCTGCGTCTGCCAGCTCAACGCGTTGAGCGCGATCACCACCCCGATGAGCAACGTGACCAGCCATCCCTTGATCCAACTGGTAAAGGCGCTGAAGAGCATCAGCAGCATGGAAAAGAGCAGGAAAATGCTGGCGCCGGCCGGGATCGCGAAGAAGTTGGTGTTGCTGAAGGCGCCCAAGGCAATAAAGGTGACCACGACGACCACCTCGAAGATGCTGCCATTGATGTGGTTCTGCCAAAGCACGCCGCGCAGGAGTTCCTTGTCGTAGTGGGTGCTGCTCCGGGCAAGTTTCACGTGCAGGGGCCAGGTGATGTACGTGTCCACCCGCCACTTCCGCGCACGCTGCTCCCGCCTGAGCCAGCGGCTGGCCTTGCGTTGCTGCTGCCGCACCGGCGGGATCGGGGCCATGATGTCCTCCATCACCGGTTCGGGACGGAAGGCGTCCGCGTCCTTCGCCAGCATCTTGTGCAGGTCGATGTTGGTGCGCGTGAAATAGAGCAGGGCGATCAGCAGGAAGAGGCCGACGCCCACCAGGAAGCCCAGGAGGTTCAGGACGGTATCGCCCACGGGCACCAGTTCCTTGTAGATCTGCAGCTTGGCGGAGCACCACAGGTAGGTGAGCACGAACACCGCGGGAATGATCCCGTTGTTGATGTTGAACTTCAGGAAGGGGCGGGCCAGGGTGGCCACGAACGGGAAGCGATAGGCGTGCGCAGTGTAGGTGAACAGGTTGAACGCGGTGATGAAGCCGCCAAGCGAGAACCCCAGCAGCAGGAAGGACCAGGGGTTGGCCGTGCCGAAATACTCCGGGAATAGAAAGACGTACGGAATGCCATACTTGACGCCGACGTTCTGTGTGATGTAGCCGAAGAACACCAGCCAGCAAAGCAAGGTGAGGTGGTTCTTCTTCAGGTGCAGCAGGACGAGCTGGAACGGGAAGAAGAACAGCACACGGGCGCCGATCTGACGAAAGTGCGCCTTCGGGCTCATGACCGGTTGTATCGGATCGGCATGCAGACAAGATAAGCGGGGAAAAATGGCCGCCTACCTACCTTCATACGTGATCCGTCAAAGTTTGGCCATGGTGGCCTCCATCACCTCGGCCTCGATGGCCTCCGCCTTGGCTTTCAAGGCTTCGGCCTCGTTCATTACGGACTGCTGGAATGCGGCATCCTCAAAGCCTTTGAAGTTGGTGCGCACGTTGAGGTAGGCGGCCAAAGCACCGGTACGGGCGCACATAACGCCCACGCCCACATCGCTCACGCTGCTGGGCATGCCGATCGACACCATGGCCTGCATCACTTCCATGCTGGCCACGCAGATGCGCAAGGTCTCCAGCGGAACAAGGATGGCGCCCTTGGTGGCCTCATGCATGGCCGCCTTCCGCGCCGCCGCTTCCTCCGGTCCGTTCTTCGGCAGTTGCATCGCCTGCATGATGCCTTCGTAGGCGCGGGTGTCCTCGTCCACGAGCTTCAGGAGCTTGGTGCGGTAGGCTTCCCCCTTTTCAGCCCATTGGCTGAACTCCTCCCAACGGTCGTCCCAGCCGCGCTTGTTGGCGCTGAGGTTCGCCACCATGGCGCCCAAGGCGGCGCCCATCGCGCCGACGATGGCCGCCACGGAACCGCCACCGGGCGCAGGTGTTTCCCTTGCGGTCTCCTCGGTGAAGCGCGTGAGGCTGAGGTTCACCAAATGTGATCCGGCCTCGTTCTCCAGTTGGTATTCGATGATCTTCTTACGCGGGTCGAAGGGGGCGAGGTCGTCCAGGCCCAAGGACTTCACTGCGATGGTGATCTTCTCGCGCTCGGTGATGCCCAAGCTCCGCTGCTGCTTCCGCAGGTAGAAATCGGCGGCGTCCAGCAAAGCCTGCTTGGGGATCAGCCCCACCAGCTCACTGCCGGTGACGCGGATACCGCGCTCCGCCGCGCTCTTGCAGGCCTCGTCGAAGGCCACGTGCACTGGCGTGACGTCGACGTCGTTCAGGTTCAGCGACAGCTGTGCGATACCGTATTCCTCGATGAACCAGCCGATGCCCTTCACTGACTTCAGCTTGCCGGGCTCGACCACGGGATCACCGTTGGCGTCGGTGATGATCTTGCCGGTAAGGCTACCGCCCTCGCGCTTCACACGGCCGCTTTCCCGCAGGTCGAAAGCGATGGAGTTGGCCCGGCGGATGCTGGTGGTGTTGAGGTTGACGTTGTAGGCGATGAGTATCTTGCGCGCACCGACCGCGGTAACACCGCTGCGCTTCACCGAGGCGTTCCAAGAGGCAGGGCCGAAGTCCGGTTTCCAAGCAGGGTCGGCGAGCTTCTTCTCCAGCCCTTCATATTCCCCGGCGCGGTTGTTGGCCAGGTTACGGCGCTTTTCCTCGCGAGCGGCGGCCTCATAGGCGTAGACAGGGATACCGAGTTCTTTACCGATGCGTTCGCCGAGCTTGTGCGCATAGGGCACCAGTTCCTCCAGGGTGATCCCGCTGATGGGCACCAATGGGCAGACATCCGTGGCGCCAAAACGCGGATGCTCCCCGTGCTGCACGCTCATATCGATCAGTTCCTGCGCCTTCTTCACCAAGCGGAAGGCGGCCTCGATCACCGGCTCCGGCTCACCCACGAAAGTGATCACCGTGCGGTTGGTGGCCTTGCCGGGGTCGACGTCCAAAAGGCGCACGCCATCCACGGTCTCCACGACTGCGGCAATGGCGTCGATCTTGGCGCGGTCACGGCCTTCACTGATGTTCGGTACGCATTCAATAATGGGCATTCCAAGGATCCTTTTTAGGGGTGCAAAGCTACAGGGAGGTAGTTGTCAGTTGTCGGTTGTCAGTTGTCAGGCGGGGCCGCGACAAGCTCGCGCTATCCATTGCAGCCTAGCAACTGACAACGGACAACTACGAACTGTGCGGCAACACCATGCTCGCGCAGTTGTTCAACAGGTGCAGGAACACGCCGGTCCAGATGGAGCCGGTATTGGCACGTGCATAACCGAGGAACACGCCCAAGGGCAGCACGTAGAACATCAGGATGTACCAGTCGTATTGTTGATGCACGAAGGTGAAGATGCCAGCCACGATGGCGACGGCCACATGCTTGTCCATCAAGTGGCGCAGCGAGCCGTAAAGCAGTCCGCGCAGCAGGAACTCCTCGAAGATAGCGGGCATGATCCCGAGGCCGAGGACGAGCATGGGGTAATTGGTCACCGATGCGAGGACCTTTTCCATGAACGGGCTGTTGAGCTCGGGGAATACCAGTGAAATGGCCTCCAAGGCGGTGAACAGGAGCACGAAGAGGCCCGTCCACACTAGGAACTGCTTAAGGCCGGGCCATCCCAAGGCCAGGAAAAAGGCGGTGCGTGCCCGCTTCCAACGGTAGGTAACGAAGAGCAATAGAGCCAGGCCCACGGCACCGGAGAGCAGGCTGACAACGGAAAGCACGTCGCCGTTGGCGGCCAGTTCCATCCAGCGTTCCTGAAAGGCCGGGGTGTCCAGCAAGCCCAATGAAAAGCCGTCCTTGGCGAGGCTCGGCGTCAGGGCCATCACGCGCCAGATGAGGAAGACCATCTGCGCGAACATGAAGGTCATGAAGACCAGCGCGAAGTAGAGCAGACCCCGCGCCATCTCCAGCCCCGGGGGCCGCAACGGTGTGAGGTCAAGCTGTGGCGTCTCCTGTGCGGACGGGTCTTCCATCTATGATCACGGTATCGATGTGGTCGGTGCCGAAGGCGTACGGCAGGTAGGCGAGCGAGGGCACGGGCTTGGTGATGATGAAGCTGGCCCGTTTACCAACGGTAAGGCTGCCCAGTTCATTTTCGAGCCCCATGGCAGCTGCCGCGTTCAGGGTCGCGGCGTTGATGGCCTCCTCCGGCAGCATCCGCAGACGGATGCAGCCCAAGGCCACCACCAAGTTCATGTTACCGGTAGGCGTGGTGCCGGGGTTGAAGTCCGTGGCCAAAGCGACGGGCAGGCCTGCCTCGATCAGCTTGCGCGCCGGTGCGTAGGGAATGCCGAGAAAGAACGAGCAGGAGGGAAGGAGAGTGGGGATCACCGAGGTTCCCGTCAATGCTTCAATATCGGCATCCTCCATCACTTCCAAGTGGTCCACGCTGAGCGCATCTTTCGCTACGGCTGCCTTAATCCCACCGATGCTGGTGAACTGGTTCACATGCACCTTGCCCCGGAGGCCATGCTCCATTCCAGCGACGAGCACCCGTTCCATCTCGGCGACGGTGAAGTAGTTGGTCTCGCAGAAGCAGTCCACGTATTGCGCCAGCCCTTCTTCCGCCACGCGCGGGATGATCTCATTCACGATCAGGTCCACGTATCCGTCGCGGTCGGCCTTGTATTCCGGTGGGATGGCATGCGCCGCCAGTAGCGTTGTCCTTACCTGCAAGGGCAAGGTTTCCTTGAGGCGCTTGGCCACGCGGAGCATCTTCAGTTCGCTGTCGGTGGTGAGGCCATAGCCGCTCTTGATCTCCACGGCCACGGTGCCTTGGCGCATCATCTCCTCCACGCGTGCCTTGGCGGCGGAGTAGAGTTCTTCCTCGCTCATCGCACGCAGCTTGGCCGCGCTGTTGAGTATGCCTCCGCCTTTCGCGGCGATCTCCTGATAGCCCAGCCCGTTGATGCGGTCCACGAACTCGCCTTCGCGCGATGCGGCGAACACGGTATGTGTATGCGGGTCGCACCAGCCGGGCAGTACGTAGCGGTCCGTGGCGTCGATCACGTCCAAGCCGTTCCAGTCGGTAATGCCCGGCCAGTCCGCATCAGTGCCCATGGCGGTGATGATGCCGTTCTCCGCCATCAGCCAGCCCTGCTCCAATTGCGGCAGCTCCCGCATGGCGCTTCCGGCAATGCGATCCACACCGGCGGCATGTGTGCCCACCAGCGCCTTTGCATTCTTGATCAACAATCGTTCTCCGCCCATCGTCCGCGAAGTACGGCATGGCCAAGGGAACTTTCGGCCCAAAAAGGCGCAAAGGCCGGGCTTTGGTCTACTTGCCAACTCAAAGCCTCGCGAGTGCGACCCCGGCTCAAAGGGCCGGGGTGACAATTATGGGAGGAGCTGGTGATCCCGCGTCCATCAATAGGAAAGGCCACCCTAAGGATGACCTTTCCACAGTGCGCAGTGCGTTCCCCTATTGCTTGGTGATCCGCACATGCCGCAGTTCCTCGCCGATCTGCAGGCGAAGGATGTAGCTGCCATCGGCCAGCTCGCTGATGTCAACCGCATTTTCACCGTTCCGGAAGACCCGTTCGGATGAAACCGTGCGTCCGGTGGCATCGGTCATCCGGCCACGAGCGGTCCCTGAAATGCCCGACAGGCGGACGGTGAAATGCCCATTGCTGGGGTTGGGCATTACGGTGATGGTGCTGGCTGCGGTCTGAAGGATCCCCACAGTGCCATACTCCACTACAATGGTGTCCATCACCGTACACCCCGCATCGTTCATTGCAGCCAGGATCACCGTGTATGTGCCATAGGCGGCGTAGGTATGCGCGGGGGCCTCCTCCGCGGAACTGCCTCCATCGCCGAAGTCCCAGAGCCATCCGGTGGCCCCGGAACCCGTGGAGGAAAAGTCCACCGCACCATTGTTATCGTTCGGGTCCGTATGCGCGATCTGCGCGGTAACCGGATCCTCCACATGCACCACCATGGTGTATTGCGTGCTGAACGGCGGGGTGCCTGCGGTGAGGACCACCGTGTAATCACCAGTTGCCATGTAGGCATGCATTGGAGCTTCTGCTTCGGAGGAGGTACCGTCGCCAAAATCCCAATGCCACTCCGTGCCGCCGTTGATGGTGCTGTTGGTGAACTGCACTTGGCTTTGGCAGGGGCCGTTGTAGCTGAAGTTGAACTCGGCGCAAGGCAGGTCGAGGATGGTGATGGACACAGGGACCTCCGTGCTGGGCAATGCGGGATCACTGGACCGCACTTGGATCAGATCCAGCGATGTCCCCGGTGTTGTTGCATAAGTGGGGATCGTAACGGACACCACCGTGCTGTCACCGGCCGGGATCTCGCCTTGGTCGGGATTTGTTTGGAACGGCCCCGAATAGCCTACCTCAAGAGATACCTGGTCGATCGCCCAGACGTCGTAGGTCGCACCGCTGTTGTCCACTTGGCGAAGCCGTAGTCTGGTCTGACCACTGGCCGCGGCCGCTGGTATCACGGCATCGACCATGGCCCAATCCAGATGTTCGGAGAGGGTGGCATAGCTCTCCAGTATTGTCCATGCCGTACCATTGAGCGAATACTCGAGCACGACGTACTCGCCGGCCTCCACCGTTTCACAGGCACCGCCCGATCCATATTTCAGGAAGAAGGAAAAGTGGGCGTTCTCCGCCAATGGCAAGGGCAAGGTCTGGATCGACCGTGTTCCGCCCGCACTGAAGCGGTGCGAGAGGGATCCCTGTTCCGCATCGCAATCAGCGGAATTCGCGCCCGTTGAGGACGCCCACAGGTCCGCGTTGTAGCTGGCAGCTTCGAAATCGTCCGTCAGTTCCGAGGCCAGTGTCCAGCTCAACGACCCGCCCCCGGTGTTGTGAAGGGTGAAGGAGCCGTACAGGCTGTCCTCGCAAAGGGTTCCTGTCAGGAACAAGGTGTCCGGCGTGGTGGCAATGGTGCCGGGCACCTGCACTTGGAGGTAAAGGGTATCCTGGTCGGTGCTTGCGCAGTTGCTCGCCGTAAGGACCACGGTCTTCGCGCCGCTGGTGAGGTAGGTATGCACGGGGTTCTGGAGAACACTGCTGGTGCCGTCCCCGAAA
Coding sequences:
- a CDS encoding imidazolonepropionase → MGGERLLIKNAKALVGTHAAGVDRIAGSAMRELPQLEQGWLMAENGIITAMGTDADWPGITDWNGLDVIDATDRYVLPGWCDPHTHTVFAASREGEFVDRINGLGYQEIAAKGGGILNSAAKLRAMSEEELYSAAKARVEEMMRQGTVAVEIKSGYGLTTDSELKMLRVAKRLKETLPLQVRTTLLAAHAIPPEYKADRDGYVDLIVNEIIPRVAEEGLAQYVDCFCETNYFTVAEMERVLVAGMEHGLRGKVHVNQFTSIGGIKAAVAKDALSVDHLEVMEDADIEALTGTSVIPTLLPSCSFFLGIPYAPARKLIEAGLPVALATDFNPGTTPTGNMNLVVALGCIRLRMLPEEAINAATLNAAAAMGLENELGSLTVGKRASFIITKPVPSLAYLPYAFGTDHIDTVIIDGRPVRTGDATA
- a CDS encoding CPBP family intramembrane metalloprotease, whose amino-acid sequence is MEDPSAQETPQLDLTPLRPPGLEMARGLLYFALVFMTFMFAQMVFLIWRVMALTPSLAKDGFSLGLLDTPAFQERWMELAANGDVLSVVSLLSGAVGLALLLFVTYRWKRARTAFFLALGWPGLKQFLVWTGLFVLLFTALEAISLVFPELNSPFMEKVLASVTNYPMLVLGLGIMPAIFEEFLLRGLLYGSLRHLMDKHVAVAIVAGIFTFVHQQYDWYILMFYVLPLGVFLGYARANTGSIWTGVFLHLLNNCASMVLPHSS
- a CDS encoding ribonuclease Z, which produces MRFAVTTLGTGAALPARGRYPSAQLLNVRERLFLIDCGEGTQERLRMAQVNMGRIARIFISHMHGDHYLGLMGLISSMHLLGRTMALNIHGPLELREVIELQLRISKTYLRFPLRFHAVAHRSGQPVYSDERVEVTELALLHRIECTGYLFRETLRMRHLRKETVELIPHYARKAVKMGEDLRLPDGRVIPNAELTEPPSPPRSYAYCSDTAYAPELVPELEGVDLLYHEATFTEDMAARAKETMHSTARQAATMARDAHVGQLLLGHFSSRYKDTGRLLTEAVEIFPNTLPAQEGRTYEVGLPGVQG
- the ftcD gene encoding glutamate formimidoyltransferase, which encodes MPIIECVPNISEGRDRAKIDAIAAVVETVDGVRLLDVDPGKATNRTVITFVGEPEPVIEAAFRLVKKAQELIDMSVQHGEHPRFGATDVCPLVPISGITLEELVPYAHKLGERIGKELGIPVYAYEAAAREEKRRNLANNRAGEYEGLEKKLADPAWKPDFGPASWNASVKRSGVTAVGARKILIAYNVNLNTTSIRRANSIAFDLRESGRVKREGGSLTGKIITDANGDPVVEPGKLKSVKGIGWFIEEYGIAQLSLNLNDVDVTPVHVAFDEACKSAAERGIRVTGSELVGLIPKQALLDAADFYLRKQQRSLGITEREKITIAVKSLGLDDLAPFDPRKKIIEYQLENEAGSHLVNLSLTRFTEETARETPAPGGGSVAAIVGAMGAALGAMVANLSANKRGWDDRWEEFSQWAEKGEAYRTKLLKLVDEDTRAYEGIMQAMQLPKNGPEEAAARKAAMHEATKGAILVPLETLRICVASMEVMQAMVSIGMPSSVSDVGVGVMCARTGALAAYLNVRTNFKGFEDAAFQQSVMNEAEALKAKAEAIEAEVMEATMAKL